A genomic region of Magnolia sinica isolate HGM2019 chromosome 6, MsV1, whole genome shotgun sequence contains the following coding sequences:
- the LOC131249337 gene encoding probable carboxylesterase 8 — MGDTSESSNLEDPYGLLKIMRSTSEMGATSESSNLEDPYDLLKNIRSIPIPNLPPQAEVQQPYYVLSKDISLNPSNNTWIRIFRPQILTPMAPLPIIIYFHGGGFVIFSAASALFHVACEHIASLVPAIVLSVEYRLAPEHPLPAAYDDAIEAVCWVRDQAISDLHRDTWMVPDLADFSRCFLTGSSAGSNIVYHVALRALDLDPPFKIAGAIVNQPFFGGVQRTESELRLAQDRILPLHSNDLMWRLSLPAGADRDHEFCNPMTPGSYHDRVGSLPPCLVKGYGGDPLVDRQRAFVKMLEDRGVRAVGQFEEEGSHGVEFFDPKKAQDLFTDIRDFILSVSSGL, encoded by the coding sequence atgggagatactaGTGAGAGTTCAAACCTGGAAGATCCGTACGGTCTCCTCAAGATCATGCGGTCCACCTCCGAGATGGGAGCTACTAGTGAGAGTTCAAACCTCGAAGATCCGTACGATCTCCTCAAGAACATACGGTCCATCCCCATTCCTAACTTACCTCCACAAGCTGAGGTGCAGCAACCCTACTACGTTCTCTCCAAAGACATTTCCCTTAATCCCTCTAACAACACATGGATTCGGATATTTCGCCCCCAGATTTTGACACCAATGGCCCCTCTCCCCATCATTATCTATTTCCACGGTGGCGGTTTCGTCATTTTCAGCGCTGCATCTGCTCTCTTCCACGTGGCATGCGAGCACATCGCCAGTCTTGTACCTGCCATCGTCCTTTCGGTCGAGTACCGACTAGCTCCCGAGCACCCTCTCCCCGCCGCGTACGATGATGCGATCGAGGCCGTCTGTTGGGTTAGAGACCAGGCCATCTCCGATCTCCACCGCGACACGTGGATGGTCCCCGATCTCGCCGATTTCTCGCGTTGTTTTCTCACGGGCTCAAGCGCCGGCAGCAACATCGTCTACCACGTGGCCCTGCGGGCATTGGATCTGGACCCTCCGTTCAAGATTGCTGGAGCGATCGTGAACCAGCCCTTCTTCGGTGGGGTTCAGAGGACGGAATCGGAGCTGAGGTTGGCCCAGGATCGGATCCTGCCCCTCCATTCCAACGACCTGATGTGGCGCCTGTCCTTGCCGGCTGGGGCCGACAGGGACCACGAGTTCTGCAACCCGATGACGCCCGGGTCCTACCACGATCGGGTCGGGTCTCTGCCGCCGTGCTTGGTGAAGGGGTACGGCGGGGACCCGCTCGTGGACCGCCAGCGCGCGTTCGTCAAGATGCTGGAAGATCGTGGGGTCCGTGCGGTGGGCCAGTTCGAGGAGGAAGGGAGCCATGGCGTTGAGTTTTTTGATCCAAAGAAGGCCCAGGACCTCTTTACGGACATCAGGGATTTCATCTTGTCAGTCAGCAGTGGGCTGTGA